A single region of the Tachyglossus aculeatus isolate mTacAcu1 chromosome X1, mTacAcu1.pri, whole genome shotgun sequence genome encodes:
- the LOC119950531 gene encoding E3 SUMO-protein ligase PIAS3-like, which translates to MNPEESETPAGPPPFTRMNAEESEAPAGPPLVTMKELTFFPVCAEFIKLTKLVSRDTEQLKMVEMSFVASREHFDGISSRSEVIPGNDIFRVQLRFCLWDTQGPQPDCLPQQLIIIVNGKLCLPPTEANREHDNRPVDITHLVHPSDEAPNGITLLWSLSDTRDFAMSVCLVKPLTAEMLMKQLKYRAFFPSHRTLTMIREAMPEVCEPIFSLRRFRISLLCPLGEELVSMPCRAESCSHVSIFDAVLFLQKNEEEETWKCPICDQEILFQNLVIDEYFLMILHNIVCEDVDCEEIDVMYDGSWVPSDFCPDA; encoded by the exons ATGAACCCAGAGGAGAGCGAGACCCCCGCTGGACCGCCCCCATTCACAAGGATGAATGCAGAGGAGAGCGAGGCCCCCGCCGGACCGCCCCTTGTCACCATGAAGGAGCTCACCTTCTTCCCGGTGTGCGCCGAGTTTATCAAACTCACCAAATTAG TGTCTAGGGACACTGAGCAATTAAAGATGGTAGAGATGAGTTTCGTGGCCAGCAGGGAGCACTTCGATGGGATATCGAGTAGAAG TGAGGTCATACCAGGAAACGACATCTTCCGGGTGCAGCTGCG ATTCTGTTTATGGGACACCCAAGGCCCTCAACCGGACTGTCTTCCTCAGCAGTTGATCATCATCGTCAACGGAAAGTTATGTCTTCCACCC ACGGAGGCCAACCGTGAACATGACAACCGCCCCGTGGATATCACCCATCTCGTGCACCCCTCTGACGAAGCGCCCAACGGTATCACGCTCCTTTGGTCACTGAGCGACACGCGG gactTCGCCATGTCCGTGTGCTTGGTGAAACCACTTACCGCTGAGATGTTAATGAAGCAACTGAAGTACAGGGCATTTTTCCCCTCACACAGGACATTGACCATGA TCCGGGAGGCGATGccggaagtctgtgagcccatattTTCCCTCAGAAGATTCCGCATCTCCCTCCTGTGCCCG TTGGGAGAGGAACTTGTGTCCATGCCCTGCCGCGCGGAGTCCTGCAGCCACGTGTCGATTTTCGATGCCGTGCTGTTCCTGCAGAAGAATGAAGAGGAGGAAACTTGGAAGTGTCCAATCTGTGACCAGGAGATTCTCTTTCAAAATCTCGTCATAGATGA ATATTTCTTAATGATTCTCCATAACATCGTCTGTGAAGATGTTGACTGTGAAGAGATCGACGTTATGTATGATGGCAGCTGGGTCCCGTCTGACTTCTGCCCGGATGCATAA